A genomic region of Raphanus sativus cultivar WK10039 chromosome 6, ASM80110v3, whole genome shotgun sequence contains the following coding sequences:
- the LOC108812272 gene encoding flocculation protein FLO11 isoform X1: MASAAENEAIVHTSPQICDVEMLPVLESSSLHLLSPLIVQEHMTTRSHDAAVLDQEFVVPFPDPASTLDIHGSATSHQGVQVTSSSVNHSEPTNISYGGSTTLNTPLANNHPTMGHNPPRHLFNDPYEYELEKIRIEEDNLKKSLEETISQLMAELDKEMAEARSEFDRESQELDAKVMEVEANMGLVRTGSLLANAFVSKCSERSASNDLAAVRAAMISQHSTQQQQAVQTNTQMSSTAPPRVRPQQASTRVGTSAPPRPSVIAVDDDPVPNSSGPLLHLQRRTTTLPSPISQQAAHTHVNSTAPPRSSVTPVEDPIPNSSGPPLPQLLRRPTTQTSLMSQQTSQAHTHVNSTAPPPPSPPSVTSVEPQTPNNNLRPLVRFPPRTTTTQPSPMSQQASNTNVNSTALLPRPSVTTTEALPRTSVTTTEVLPLHSPLSNNTPRPRPRPVISNLTPSSSSSPPVRGPAPHIMRASAPHLTRRQAPPHLRQYGSSPAPMSAAATTHPTSSVQEQEKQQQQQGKSNGGLVHLSDED, encoded by the exons ATGGCTTCAGCGGCCGAGAATGAGGCCATTGTACATACTTCTCCTCAGATTTGTGACGTAGAGATGCTCCCGGTTCTTGAATCTTCCTCCCTCCACTTGTTATCACCTTTGATTGTACAGGAACATATGACAACAAGGAGTCATGATGCTGCTGTTTTGGACCAAGAGTTTGTGGTTCCTTTCCCAGACCCTGCCTCTACGTTAGACATCCATGGTTCTGCCACATCACATCAG GGTGTTCAAGTTACATCTTCTTCAG TTAACCATTCAGAGCCTACTAACATCTCATATGGCGGATCAACAACACTCAATACACCTCTTGCTAACAACCACCCTACTATGGGACACAATCCTCCCAGGCATTTGTTTAATGACCCATATGAGTACGAACTCGAGAAGATACGCATTGAAGAAGACAACTTAAAGAAGAGCCTTGAAGAAACA ATATCACAGTTAATGGCTGAGCTCGATAAAGAGATGGCTGAAGCGCGAAGCgagtttgatagggaatcacaAGAGCTTGATGCCAAAGTGATGGAGGTAGAAGCTAATATGGGTCTTGTTCGAACGGGCAGTCTTTTGGCCAACGCTTTCGTTTCTAAATGCTCAGAGAGGAGTGCATCCAATGATCTTGCCGCTGTAAGAG CAGCTATGATCTCTCAACATTCAACTCAGCAGCAACAAGCAGTACAAACAAACACACAGATGAGTTCAACTGCTCCTCCAAGAGTGAGACCTCAGCAAGCAAGCACACGTGTTGGTACTAGTGCTCCTCCTCGACCCTCTGTTATAGCAGTGGATGATGACCCTGTCCCAAACTCATCAGgtcctcttcttcatctccagCGCCGCACCACGACTCTACCAAGTCCGATATCTCAGCAAGCAGCACACACGCATGTGAACTCAACCGCTCCTCCTCGATCCTCAGTCACACCAGTGGAAGATCCAATCCCAAACTCATCAGGACCTCCTCTTCCTCAGCTCCTGCGGCGCCCCACCACTCAAACAAGTCTGATGTCTCAGCAAACATCACAAGCACACACGCATGTGAACTCAAccgctcctcctcctccgtctcCACCTTCAGTCACATCAGTGGAACCTCAAACACCGAATAATAATTTACGTCCTCTTGTGCGCTTTCCTCCTCGCACCACAACGACTCAACCAAGTCCGATGTCTCAGCAAGCATCAAACACAAACGTGAATTCAACAGCTCTTCTTCCTCGACCCTCAGTCACAACAACAGAAGCACTTCCTCGAACCTCAGTGACAACAACAGAAGTACTTCCTCTGCATTCACCGCTCTCCAACAACACGCCTAGGCCAAGACCGCGTCCTGTAATCTCCAACCTgactccatcttcttcttcttctccacctGTTCGTGGCCCGGCGCCTCATATAATGCGTGCCTCAGCTCCTCATTTGACTCGTAGACAGGCGCCGCCTCATTTAAGGCAATATGGATCATCTCCAGCTCCCATGTCTGCTGCTGCAACAACACATCCAACAAGCTCGGTTCAAGAACAagagaagcagcagcagcaacaaggGAAGTCAAATGGTGGTTTGGTTCATCTATCAGATGAAGACTAG
- the LOC130495854 gene encoding B3 domain-containing protein REM7-like, which translates to MICLTLSSFCFLIDLMAQPQELHFFQPLLPGFQTYLTIPIVFFSKHIQGKTNGNTWTLTSDATDQTWQVIQEERRLTRGWKEFAEAHDLRIGDIVIFKLEGSMVFHVTPFGPSCCDIQYTSMLVVT; encoded by the exons ATGATTTGTCTAACTTTGTCTAGCTtttgtttcttgattgatttg ATGGCGCAACCGCAAGAACTTCATTTCTTCCAACCTTTGCTTCCTGGATTCCAGACTTACTTG ACAATACCCATTGTATTTTTCTCCAAGCACATCCAAGGGAAGACGAATGGGAACACATGGACACTAACATCCGACGCTACGGATCAAACATGGCAAGTGATACAAGAAGAGAGGCGACTCACCCGAGGTTGGAAGGAGTTCGCTGAGGCACATGACCTTCGAATAGGAGACATTGTCATCTTCAAACTCGAAGGTTCCATGGTCTTTCACGTCACTCCCTTTGGTCCGAGCTGCTGTGACATCCAGTACACATCTATGTTGGTTGTGACTTGA
- the LOC108806884 gene encoding mediator of RNA polymerase II transcription subunit 20a, with protein MPVKWVLYWQPNQGSTVSTQILNEAAQCAESISGVKEGRWKATLNYYKPLLRDQSSTHHPDSLPRDFLGISLPDHPAKYYFIIRSQRIVVEADASIQIIMEKLQSYKSKVSLHFDGFQYHLGDFRLRVGRVVPVHSESIRGIVMEVEYLPISSMEKARKVMEEFVEIWHEALSKRSLSGKFVNVELNFGEFGLADNYTPQHTGVQYAIVMAHMIATVQPAVRG; from the exons ATGCCTGTGAAATG GGTTCTGTATTGGCAACCAAACCAAGGATCAACAGTAAGCACACAGATCCTCAACGAAGCCGCCCAGTGCGCGGAGAGCATCAGCGGCGTCAAAGAAGGACGCTGGAAAGCAACTCTCAACTACTACAAACCCTTACTCCGTGACCAGTCCTCCACCCACCACCCCGACTCCCTCCCCCGCGATTTCCTCGGCATCTCCCTCCCCGACCACCCCGCCAAGTACTACTTCATCATCAGGTCCCAGCGCATCGTCGTCGAGGCCGACGCCTCCATCCAGATCATCATGGAGAAGCTCCAGTCCTACAAATCCAAAGTCTCCCTCCACTTCGACGGGTTTCAGTACCACCTCGGTGATTTTAGGCTTAGGGTTGGGAGAGTCGTCCCTGTTCATTCCGAGAGTATCCGAGGCATTGTTATGGAG GTGGAGTATCTGCCTATATCGTCAATGGAGAAGGCGAGGAAAGTGATGGAGGAGTTCGTGGAGATATGGCATGAAGCGCTGTCTAAGAGGTCCTTGTCGGGGAAGTTTGTGAACGTAGAGCTCAACTTTGGGGAGTTTGGACTTGCGGATAACTACACTCCCCAGCACACTGGTGTTCAGTACGCTATCGTCATGGCTCATATGATTGCAACGGTTCAGCCTGCTGTAAGAGGCTAG
- the LOC130496721 gene encoding uncharacterized protein LOC130496721 produces the protein MTNNVFVHFTYEDCMYGISVKASVEDVTLSMLQEKMYKKLGLDESKEKLKLSYIPMVRRCQKAVTIADDDDLYVYLGSVDKENQRCLLVVESSERSGPRPQDRLSIAGKRSVGMNYNDLQLLEHEVGPNAITLYVGENQENNEVRAMETGTGKETDTGMETNTAAETDTGMENDTAAENETAAETDTAAETDTAAETDTAAENETAAETDTAAETDTAAENETVHPTADKYVEEPPAIVRSSCIEEWADGLSLNKHDEFPSKKAIQEMVDRAAYSECYRYVTKKSDRNRLVITCSQADCKWVIRASGIGGTEIFSIKSYTKMHTCSRTQQSDSNDKRRASAEVVASFLNEEFPGDVQTPTPKDIKALVKSKLGVMISYSTALRGKNLASCDTRGSPEDSYRMMYSYLYMLEQMNTGTKTSVKLDDSGKFKYLFIALGACIEGFAVMRKVIVVDATWLKNGYGGVLIFAKAQDPNRHCYPLAFAVLDGENHASWTWFFEMLRSVIPDSSELVFMSDRNASLIFAIANVYPQAHHGHCLWHLKENVKGHASNVNKDVVGHRFMELGKMYTMADFNAAYEKFKLRFPSAYTYVEEKTEKDKWARVFFPRDRYNLDTSNSVESMNKVFREARRWALIPMLDCIIRTFSDWFNQRRKDAVSQSLGTKLVPLVENYLHDLWVLARTLPVRELNSYELEYEVKDSNGKMFLTNLIAKTCTCKVWDYEKIPCLHGLAAYIYYTNQVDSGGGRSRDINIVYHELCSKYYWTELWSLAYWRTIYAVPDMSVWEVPDHIRELKIIPPDPIKRKGRKRVNRLPSGGERRRRTQNKKRPRQNFGFNWLLFGNGSSTSEQNTA, from the coding sequence ATGACCAATAACGTATTCGTACATTTTACATATGAAGACTGCATGTATGGTATATCTGTGAAGGCATCAGTGGAGGATGTGACGTTGTCAATGTTACAAGAAAAGATGTATAAGAAGCTTGGGTTGGATGAAAGTAAGGAAAAACTGAAATTGAGCTACATTCCGATGGTGAGACGTTGCCAGAAAGCTGTAACTATTGCTGATGATGACGATCTTTATGTTTACCTCGGAAGTGTCGATAAAGAGAACCAAAGATGTCTTTTGGTTGTGGAGAGTAGTGAAAGGTCGGGACCGAGACCACAAGATAGACTTTCGATAGCGGGTAAACGTTCTGTTGGTATGAACTACAACGATTTGCAGCTATTGGAACATGAAGTTGGACCTAATGCAATTACATTGTACGTTGGTGAGAACCAAGAGAATAACGAGGTGCGTGCTATGGAGACTGGTACTGGTAAGGAGACTGACACTGGTATGGAGACTAATACGGCTGCGGAGACTGATACTGGTATGGAGAATGATACGGCTGCAGAGAATGAAACGGCTGCGGAGACTGATACGGCTGCGGAGACTGATACGGCTGCGGAGACTGATACGGCTGCGGAGAATGAAACGGCTGCGGAGACTGATACGGCTGCGGAGACTGATACGGCTGCGGAGAATGAAACCGTACATCCAACCGCCGATAAGTATGTTGAAGAGCCACCTGCAATAGTACGGAGTAGTTGTATAGAGGAATGGGCCGATGGTTTGAGTCTCAATAAACATGACGAATTTCCAAGTAAGAAGGCAATTCAGGAGATGGTGGATAGAGCTGCATATAGTGAATGTTATCGTTATGTCACTAAAAAGTCTGATCGAAATCGATTGGTGATAACATGTTCGCAAGCTGACTGCAAATGGGTAATACGAGCTTCAGGGATTGGTGGGACAGAAATTTTCTCAATAAAAAGCTACACGAAGATGCATACATGCTCGCGGACACAACAAAGTGACAGCAACGACAAGAGAAGAGCGTCAGCAGAAGTAGTGGCAAGTTTTTTGAATGAGGAATTCCCAGGAGATGTGCAAACTCCAACTCCAAAAGATATTAAGGCTCTGGTTAAGTCCAAACTTGGTGTCATGATATCCTACTCCACAGCATTGCGTGGAAAGAATTTGGCTTCTTGTGATACACGTGGTAGTCCGGAAGATAGCTACAGGATGATGTATAGCTATTTGTACATGTTAGAGCAAATGAACACGGGAACAAAAACTAGTGTGAAATTGGATGACTCAGGTAAATTCAAGTACCTCTTCATAGCGTTGGGAGCTTGCATTGAAGGGTTTGCAGTTATGAGAAAAGTGATTGTTGTCGATGCAACATGGCTGAAGAACGGATATGGGGGTGTTCTAATTTTTGCCAAAGCTCAAGATCCTAACCGTCATTGCTATCCACTTGCGTTTGCTGTACTTGATGGAGAGAATCATGCTAGTTGGACCTGGTTTTTTGAGATGCTTAGAAGCGTTATACCAGACTCTTCTGAACTGGTTTTCATGAGTGATAGAAATGCAAGTCTGATATTTGCCATAGCAAACGTGTACCCTCAGGCTCACCATGGTCATTGTTTATGGCATTTGAAGGAAAATGTTAAAGGGCATGCTTCTAACGTCAACAAAGATGTAGTCGGGCATAGATTCATGGAGCTGGGAAAGATGTATACAATGGCTGATTTCAATGCTGCTTACGAAAAATTTAAGCTAAGGTTCCCTTCAGCTTACACGTATGTGGAGGagaaaactgaaaaagacaaatgGGCAAGGGTTTTTTTCCCCCGTGACAGGTACAACTTGGACACAAGCAACAGCGTGGAATCAATGAACAAAGTGTTTAGAGAGGCAAGGAGGTGGGCCTTGATACCAATGCTGGATTGTATCATTAGGACATTCTCTGATTGGTTTAATCAACGTCGGAAGGATGCTGTTTCACAATCATTGGGTACCAAGCTAGTGCCTCTGGTTGAGAACTACTTGCACGATCTATGGGTTCTTGCGCGAACGCTACCTGTGCGGGAGCTTAATAGTTATGAGCTAGAGTACGAGGTAAAGGATAGTAATGGGAAGATGTTTTTGACGAACTTGATTGCCAAAACTTGTACTTGCAAGGTGTGGGATTATGAAAAGATTCCTTGTCTGCACGGACTGGCTGCTTACATCTATTACACTAATCAGGTGGATAGTGGGGGTGGTAGGAGCCGTGATATCAACATAGTATATCATGAGTTGTGCTCAAAATACTATTGGACGGAACTGTGGTCATTGGCGTATTGGAGGACAATTTATGCTGTGCCAGACATGTCTGTATGGGAAGTCCCGGATCACATCAGGGAGCTGAAGATCATACCTCCGGATCCTATCAAGCGTAAGGGAAGGAAAAGAGTTAATAGACTTCCATCTGGTGGAGAACGCCGTAGGAGGACACAAAACAAAAAGCGGCCTAGGCAAAATTTTGGTTTCAATTGGCTGTTATTTGGAAATGGTTCAAGCACTTCAGAGCAGAACACGGCCTAA
- the LOC108812272 gene encoding flocculation protein FLO11 isoform X2 yields MASAAENEAIVHTSPQICDVEMLPVLESSSLHLLSPLIVQEHMTTRSHDAAVLDQEFVVPFPDPASTLDIHGSATSHQGVQVTSSSVNHSEPTNISYGGSTTLNTPLANNHPTMGHNPPRHLFNDPYEYELEKIRIEEDNLKKSLEETISQLMAELDKEMAEARSEFDRESQELDAKVMEVEANMGLVRTGSLLANAFVSKCSERSASNDLAAVRAMISQHSTQQQQAVQTNTQMSSTAPPRVRPQQASTRVGTSAPPRPSVIAVDDDPVPNSSGPLLHLQRRTTTLPSPISQQAAHTHVNSTAPPRSSVTPVEDPIPNSSGPPLPQLLRRPTTQTSLMSQQTSQAHTHVNSTAPPPPSPPSVTSVEPQTPNNNLRPLVRFPPRTTTTQPSPMSQQASNTNVNSTALLPRPSVTTTEALPRTSVTTTEVLPLHSPLSNNTPRPRPRPVISNLTPSSSSSPPVRGPAPHIMRASAPHLTRRQAPPHLRQYGSSPAPMSAAATTHPTSSVQEQEKQQQQQGKSNGGLVHLSDED; encoded by the exons ATGGCTTCAGCGGCCGAGAATGAGGCCATTGTACATACTTCTCCTCAGATTTGTGACGTAGAGATGCTCCCGGTTCTTGAATCTTCCTCCCTCCACTTGTTATCACCTTTGATTGTACAGGAACATATGACAACAAGGAGTCATGATGCTGCTGTTTTGGACCAAGAGTTTGTGGTTCCTTTCCCAGACCCTGCCTCTACGTTAGACATCCATGGTTCTGCCACATCACATCAG GGTGTTCAAGTTACATCTTCTTCAG TTAACCATTCAGAGCCTACTAACATCTCATATGGCGGATCAACAACACTCAATACACCTCTTGCTAACAACCACCCTACTATGGGACACAATCCTCCCAGGCATTTGTTTAATGACCCATATGAGTACGAACTCGAGAAGATACGCATTGAAGAAGACAACTTAAAGAAGAGCCTTGAAGAAACA ATATCACAGTTAATGGCTGAGCTCGATAAAGAGATGGCTGAAGCGCGAAGCgagtttgatagggaatcacaAGAGCTTGATGCCAAAGTGATGGAGGTAGAAGCTAATATGGGTCTTGTTCGAACGGGCAGTCTTTTGGCCAACGCTTTCGTTTCTAAATGCTCAGAGAGGAGTGCATCCAATGATCTTGCCGCTGTAAGAG CTATGATCTCTCAACATTCAACTCAGCAGCAACAAGCAGTACAAACAAACACACAGATGAGTTCAACTGCTCCTCCAAGAGTGAGACCTCAGCAAGCAAGCACACGTGTTGGTACTAGTGCTCCTCCTCGACCCTCTGTTATAGCAGTGGATGATGACCCTGTCCCAAACTCATCAGgtcctcttcttcatctccagCGCCGCACCACGACTCTACCAAGTCCGATATCTCAGCAAGCAGCACACACGCATGTGAACTCAACCGCTCCTCCTCGATCCTCAGTCACACCAGTGGAAGATCCAATCCCAAACTCATCAGGACCTCCTCTTCCTCAGCTCCTGCGGCGCCCCACCACTCAAACAAGTCTGATGTCTCAGCAAACATCACAAGCACACACGCATGTGAACTCAAccgctcctcctcctccgtctcCACCTTCAGTCACATCAGTGGAACCTCAAACACCGAATAATAATTTACGTCCTCTTGTGCGCTTTCCTCCTCGCACCACAACGACTCAACCAAGTCCGATGTCTCAGCAAGCATCAAACACAAACGTGAATTCAACAGCTCTTCTTCCTCGACCCTCAGTCACAACAACAGAAGCACTTCCTCGAACCTCAGTGACAACAACAGAAGTACTTCCTCTGCATTCACCGCTCTCCAACAACACGCCTAGGCCAAGACCGCGTCCTGTAATCTCCAACCTgactccatcttcttcttcttctccacctGTTCGTGGCCCGGCGCCTCATATAATGCGTGCCTCAGCTCCTCATTTGACTCGTAGACAGGCGCCGCCTCATTTAAGGCAATATGGATCATCTCCAGCTCCCATGTCTGCTGCTGCAACAACACATCCAACAAGCTCGGTTCAAGAACAagagaagcagcagcagcaacaaggGAAGTCAAATGGTGGTTTGGTTCATCTATCAGATGAAGACTAG
- the LOC108810040 gene encoding alpha carbonic anhydrase 2, whose translation MDKSSIQCFLFILLTIIVTFISCSNAQREVEDESEFSYKQNVENGPEKWGKLKPEWKMCGKGEMQSPIDLMNERVRIVSHLGKLTRNYKPCNASLKNRGHDMMLRFEERPGSIKISGTEYQLLQLHWHSPSEHTINGRRFALELHMVHESIDGSMAVVTVLYKIGRSDSFLTLLENKLSAMTDQNEFNIGTIDPKEIKLGSRKYYRYVGSLTTPPCTQNITWTVVKKVRTVARNQVRLLRVAVHDNSNTNARPVQPTNKRVVKLFRPRSY comes from the exons ATGGATAAATCATCAATCCAGTGCTTCTTATTCATACTTCTCACCATCATCGTCACTTTTATTTCATGTTCGAATGCTCAGAGAGAAGTTG AGGATGAAAGTGAATTTAGCTACAAGCAGAACGTGGAGAACGGGCCGGAGAAATGGGGGAAACTGAAACCGGAATGGAAAATGTGCGGGAAAGGAGAGATGCAATCTCCCATTGATCTTATGAATGAAAGAGTTAGAATTGTTTCTCATCTTGGAAAGCTTACTAGAAACTACAAACCTTGCAATGCCTCTCTCAAAAATAGAGGCCATGACATGATG CTGAGATTTGAAGAAAGGCCCGGAAGTATTAAGATCAGTGGTACTGAATATCAACTCCTACAGCTTCATTGGCATTCTCCCTCTGAACATACGATCAATGGAAGAAG GTTTGCTCTGGAACTTCATATGGTTCATGAAAGCATTGACGGAAGTATGGCTGTAGTCACAGTGCTTTATAAAATTGGAAGATCAGACTCGTTTCTCACCTTG TTGGAAAATAAATTGTCGGCGATGACAGATCAAAATGAGTTTAATATAGGAACGATAGATCCAAAGGAGATTAAGCTTGGGAGCAGAAAATATTATAGATATGTTGGATCACTTACCACTCCTCCGTGTACGCAAAATATCACTTGGACCGTCGTCAAAAAA GTCAGGACCGTGGCGAGAAACCAAGTGAGACTACTCCGAGTGGCTGTTCATGAt AATTCAAATACAAACGCAAGGCCGGTTCAACCTACAAATAAGCGCGTGGTGAAATTATTCAGGCCAAGATCTTACTGA